The Paenibacillus sp. BIC5C1 DNA segment TAGATCGATTCGACTTGGGTTATCGGAAAGAGAATACGTGAGGAGAATTTACCTTTTCCCTGCAGTTCAATGTAATCTAGTCCAACTCCAACAAGTCGAATATTGTTAAATGCATTTCCGGATGGGAATACCGTACGGATGCCTACCCGTATGCCTCGCCGTGCTCGTGGTACATCAAATACACGAATGGAAAACAAGCTGAGTGGAATAAATAACTGCCGATTGACTTTGATGAAATTGCGCGGAAATACTTTTCTAATGATTCCAGGTTCCAGACCGGACAATGGAGCATTCAGTTCTGCCAGATGTCCCTGGAACTCGGCCAGACGCTGCTGAAGTGTTTTTCCTGTATGAAATTGGTGCCAATTCATAAGCAATCCTCCGTTCGCCATTTATACCTACTATATGAATGGGCGAGGGCAAGAGGTGAGCGAAATGGCGCCCATGTTACTCATGATAAGGTACAACTTAAGATATAGGGAGTGATTCAAATGAACGTGGAAATGTATAAAGACCTCATTCGCGATGAACGTGGCAACTATTATATCGCGGTACAGATGGAAGGTAATGAACTTACGCTCGTCAACGCATTTGTTGAAGCATCGTTTACACCGGAACTGATCTATAATGAAGAATTTCGGAATAAACATAAAGAGATGGAAGGCGGTTTTGTAGGCAAAATCGCAATGGACCTTCTCCGGCATGATGTGGTCATGGGTTTGAAACAAATGGACAGAAAGCTGCTGGAGCTGTCGGAAGTTGAACAGAAGTACACGGTGAACTATATTGATACGATTGAGTTCTATCGCCACCCTGCGTGGGAGCGGAAAGCATAAGCGAAAAACTCATATTCGTGGATAGTCCATTAGGATAGTAAATCGTAAAAGCGCAAGTACAGGGGAGTTATCCCTGCCGCTTGCGCTTTTCATGCTGCCACTATTCATTCGGAATGGCCTTGTTAATGTTCCTGTAGAGAGCACACTACTTACTTCATCGCACTAGCGATAGGAAGGATAGATGATGCCGATATCCCGTTCTGTTTTCAAGCTTCCCTCTATATACCGCTGGAGTTCATTTCCTTTGATTCGAAACGGAATGGATTTTCCTCGATAGGTCAGTTCACCCTTAATTGTGCGCACGCTCATTCCGATGACACCTTCCAACTGTCCACTCCGATCCGTAATTAATCGAATTCCTGCTGGTCCTTCCATAAGAACCTTACCATCCTGATATACCGTTACCCGTTCTGTCGTGTTCACCAATTCAAAATGCAGGCCATTCATCGTGCGGCTGTACGCCGTATGACCAGCAACTTCTTCGCCATGATCCATGTCGATGGGGAGAAGGCCAGTAAACCACAGTTGGTCCGATCCAATCGGCATAATGCCGCATAACCGTTCCACATAATCAAGCAGGCAAAGAATGGAGGGGGAATAGGTTTCAGTAAAACCCTCCTCCCCGGTCCATGGGCTTAAAGCCTGCGCAAAGCGCATTGCTTTGGAGAGGGACGACAAGATGGGTTGCAGCACCCAGGTCAATTCCACATAGCGATGGTGATATTCAAAAGCATGCGGTGCACGGATCAGACTCAGGAAGTTGGATGCTCCACCCCAGCTGTTATAAGAGGAGAACGGATCGAATCGTGGATCATCCATCGACATGGAGGTGAACGGGTATTTGGCAAAAAACTTGCTTGTGTTCAGCAAATACCGGCGCAGCATGTTATCAAACAATTCACGGTCGCCCACCTCGCAGGCCATCACGCGCAGCAGCACATCGGACTGTACTTTGACCAATTCGTCATTGCGATCCCGGTCGTAGAAGAACATATCCTCTTCGTCATAACAGTAGCGGAAGAGACTTTCGTTACTGGCTCCAGCTTTCGCTATCCACTCACTACCTGACTCCCCAAGTTCCTCAGCCATTCGGGATAAATACATGCGCTGGCAATATATATTGGCGGTTAAGTCTGGTGCCAACAAGGGCAGGACTGGAGAGTCCGGATGGTAGGACGCTGCATCATTCATATATGGTGTATCCGGGACATGCCAGAACCGGGGGGACAGATCATGCCCGGTGTCAAAGGTGCTGAATGCCTCCACACAGCCGGTCCCTCGGGTATTGCGATACGTTGCAATCCATTCGTCGTATTGTACCATGGCCTTGTACATGGACTTCAGGAAGGAACGGTTCTTTCCATGAAGCTGGTAGTGGTTCCATACGCTTCGTGCCAAGGGTGTAACGAGCTGAATCTGGCGAAAGGATGGGCCATTCTCCGTTAGCTTATAAGGCAGCAATCCATCTTCTCTTTGGTGTCGGGCAAAAGCAAGATATGTCGTTTCCGATACGGAAGGAATCAGACGTGACAGCAGCTCCGCATTAATGGTGCCTGTACTCTCCAGCCAGCAGCCCAGATAGATGCCACCTTCCTGAAGAATGGGTTCACTGCCGTTCAGGGGCACAATGCAAGTCAGTAACTTCTCCAATGCGGAATAATAAGTCGCTTCCAGTCGTCCGCCGGATGCCGCGAACCGAACACCCGACGCCTGCCATTCCTGTATTAACTTTTGATCTTCCGGTTTACCTGGCTGCACATGATCGTGGATCGAGATCTGCCGCAGCTTGTTCAGCAGGGCTTCTGTCATGTCGACCTCCTTGTAGCTAGCGGTTATTTATTGGTTGGATTCAAAGATTCGCACGGTGCCATTATAGAAGTCCGTCACAGCTTGCTCCACACTTTTTCGGCCAAAGCCGATTTCCTGGTTGGTTGTCTGGGCCAGCTTGGAGAATTCAGCGAATCCCGGAGGATTATAGCTCACGTCAAAAGGCTCCGTTTTCGTAGCTTCAGATACAAAGCTGGTGTAATTATATACGATCTCTTCAACAGGTCCCGCTTCTTGCTGAAGCAGATTGCGGTTGGCTTCCGTAACGGGCACACCGCGGTCGTTGCCGAGAATTTGGGCTGCGTCCGGATCATTAATCCAGAAATCCATCAGGATCGCGACTTCTTTTGCATGTTTGGTATTCGCATAACCGGATAACCCCTGACTGGATTCAAATACAACCCCAGTTCCCTTTGGCCCCCTGGGTACAGGCAAAAGAATGAACTTATCTTCCGTGAGGCTCTGGAAAGCAGCCAGTTGATTCGAAGGAAGCAGGCTCATAGCGGCCTTGCCCGTAATAAGCAAGGATTTACTCGTATCATCCGGTGGATTGGAAACCTGCAATTCAGGCGTGACCACACCTCCGGAATTGGAAGCCTGCTCCCAGTAAGTGAACCATTCCAAAATGTCTTCTTTTGCAAATCCGAGCGTGCCGTTCTTCATATCATATAGCTGTTTGCCACGTTGTTTCAAAAATATGTCCATACCGTCAACCGTGAAATTATAGGTTCCATAATAGCCCTTGCCGAGCTTGTCGGACAGTTCTTTGCTGATTGCAGCATAATCTTCCCAAGTCCAATCCGAAGCTGGCAGAGGGATTCCCGCTTGATCGAACAGCGCCTGATTAACGACAATGCCCCGTGCATTCGCACCCGCGGAAATATGCTGCAGCTTTCCATCAAGACGCCCATACTCAACCATAGTGGCATCCATGCCATCCAGATTCAGTTCACTACCGACATAAGGGTCCAGGTCCAAAAGCACATCCTTCTTGGCATAGTCAACCACATTACCTCCAAGGAAGAAAATATCCGGTGCTGTGCCTGATGCCAACTGTGTATTCAACTTGTCGAAATATCCGGAGGAAGGCGCAAACTCACCTACAATTTTAATATTCGGATGTTTCTCCTGAAAAACCTTCAGGGCTTCATTCGTAATATCTGCCCGTTTTTGGTCGCCCCACCACATCATGCGCAGTTCGACTTGCCCGCTTTCAGCGGTCTTCGTTCCTGTCTGCTCATCAGCGCCGGTATGATCCGTTCCAGAGCAGGCAGTTACCAATAACAGGAGTGAAGCTATCACAGTAATCATTAATCGTTTGAACATGAGAAATCCCCCTGACGATGGATAATGAAAAACATAATATCTGTTGTACACTTATTGCGTCTGGACAGGTGTTTTCGTAATCACTTCAGCCCGGTCGTTGCAATTCCCTCTAGAAAATAACGCTGAAATACAAGAAAGATAATGGTCACAGGCAGCAGAGACAGAGTGGACATGGCGAGCAGTGCGCCCCAATCCGATTGTCCCGATGGATCGAACAACGACCGAATCCCAAGCTGTACGGTAAACAAATCAATTTTGCTCAAGTAGATCATCTGGCTAAAGAAGTCATCCCAGCTCCAGATAAAGGTGAAGATCGCTGTTGTGATCAGGGCAGGAACGAGAAGAGGCACCACGATTCTGAAAAAAATCTGCGATTGCCCGCAACCGTCAATGGTTGCGCTCTCGTCCAGCTCCCGTGGGATACCACGGATGAATTGAACCATGAGCAGAATGAAGAAGGAATCCTGTGCCAGCCACTTGGGCAGAATGAGCGGGAAATACGTATTAATCCAATGCAGCTCGTTATACAGAATGTACTGAGGTACCAGGGTTACATGGTAAGGAAGCATGATGGTGACCAGCATTATGCTGAACCATAGGCCTTTGAACTTGAACTTCAACCTGGAAAAGGCGTAGGCTGCAAGGGAGCAGGAAATCACATTTCCCAACACACTCAGGACTGAGATCAGCGTCGAGTTGCCGAAGAAACGGCTAAACGATACACCTTGCAATCCTTTCCAGCCATTCACAAAATGATCGAGGGTGAAGCTGGTTGGAATCAGGCTGCTACTCGTGAAGATGAGATGATTCGGTTTAAATGAACTGAGAATTAACCATAGTACCGGATACAGCATCAACAGACCGAAGAGGATAATGGCGGCATGCCTCCCGGTTTGAACCAAACGTCGCTTTAATGACATGTGCACTATCTCCCTTCCTGATTGTCGCCGTAGAACACCCAGAATTTCGAGGTGAGAAAGACGATTGCGGTGAATACCCCGATAATGACCAGCATGATCCACGCCAGAGCGGAAGCATAACCCATATCAAAGAACGAGAAGCCTTTCAGGTACAGGTACAAGGTATAGAACATTGTGGCGTCGAGCGGACCTCCGCGTCCATCCCCGATCACATAAGCGGGTGTAAAGGCTTGAAACGAATTGATCATGCTCATGATCAGGTTGAAAAAAATAACAGGAGAGAGCATCGGGAGTGTGATGCCGAAGAATTGGCGCACCTTTCCGGCACCGTCGACGTCCGAAGCTTCATATAAATCGGCTGGAATTTGCTTTAGGCCAGCCAGGAAGATAACCATGGCCGAACCAAATTGCCATACAGAGAGCGTGACGATCGTGTAGACCACATAATCGGGATGGGCAATCCAGGCGGGTCCGGTGATTCCGAACCAGCTCAGAAACTGGTTGACCAAACCACTTCCCTCGAAAATCTGACGCCAGACGATCGCAATAGCGACGCTGCCTCCCAATAGGGAAGGGATGTAATACACGGTCCGGTATAAGCCAAGGCCCCGAATCCCTTTGTTCAGCGCCATCGCTATAAGTAGGGCGAAGGCAAGCCTTAACGGAACGGATAGAAATACATAATAAAACGTTAGTCCCAAAGATCTGCGAAAGGTATCGTCTTCGGTAAAAATCTGGACATAGTTGCTGAGCCCCGTCCACGTTGGTGATGATAACAAATTGAATTTCGTCAAGGACAGGTAGAGCGATGCAACCATCGGTCCGAGTGTCAGACAGAAAAGTCCGATGAGCCAGGGCAGCAGAAACAAATAGGCTGTCATATTCTGCTGGCCGTATAACGGCTTGGACAGCTTTCTCATCATAGGCCTCCCTTCAGGATTGGATGTGAATTCGTGATCACCGCAATATTGAATCCGCTTACAATATTTGCGGCGATTCTCTTGGTAAAGTCATCATACCGGGGAAGGGGAGAAGCCGGAATCTCATTTCTTCGGATCATGATTATCAATTTTTTCGGAATGCAGCAAACGATAATCCGAAGGACTCAGATTGAACATTTTTTTGAATTTGGAACTGAAATAGCTTGGAGAACGGAAGCCTGTCAGCTCGGTTACATCCCAGACGGTTAATTGGGTTTCCTTCAGTAAACGTATGGCATGTTTCATGCGAACCTCGGTTACATATTGAATAAAAGAGATGCCGGCAGCTTCTTTGAATATCTCTGAAAAATAGGTAGGGTTGTAGTTATATTGCTCAGCTAACGAAGTTAATGTCAGTTCCAGCATGTAATTTTCCTCGATATATCGTTTGGCTGATTCAATGACCGTATCTTCTCCAACCTCGGATGGCTGCTGTTGCTTCACGAAATCTTCCGCCCAATGTATCAGCAGCAGTTCTGCCTGGCCTGGAGTCTTTAGCCAGAGCACCCATTCCGGGGAAATCCACGAGGATTCCTGTTCGAACAATAATGAAATTTGAAAAAGGCTTCGAATCATATGGGAAGTGGATATTTGAAATGAGTCAGCAAGCTCCTTTCGAATCACGCTGCGGAAGGAATCCAACTCTCCACGAATGAGGCAACGATGCAGCATGCGGTTGGTTTCCTCTGGCAGTAATGGAATATGATCTACAACGGGCACACGGTCCTGTGCACCTTTGCGTCCAGCAGAGTTCCATGCCAATAGGGAGTGAATATAACCTTCTTTCCAGCGCTCAAGCCCAGATACGGACAACCCCAATCCAACTTGTACATCTATCTTTAAGATAGAGCGGGTCTGTGCTGTGATCTGCTGAGCAAATTCGTGCTGAATACCTTCCAAAGTTATGAAATGCATAATTCCAGGGTGGGCTCCGTCATGGAACACTTGCACGTTATCTGGATAAGACTGGGCCATTTCGTGACAAAGCAGCTCAAAGGGAAGATGGAGCGTTTCGGAAACATGTCCCACTGAAATAGTCTGTATAACGGAGTCTCGCATACCAGCCGTGATGAAACAGACGCTGTGATCCTGCCAGGATTCCAGATGAAACAGCCGCATTCGCTCTGGCAGTGAAGAAGGTGGGAGGCGTTGTCCCCTAACCAGATCAAGCAGGAAACGTTGCTTCATTTCCTTGTAATACTGGGAGAGACGCCATTGCATCATTTCGGAATCACCGTGCAGCTTTTTCTTTTTATCCAACTCCTCTTTGATTTTATTTAAAGTGGTTTTCAGTTCGTCCCGGGTTACAGGCTTCAGTAAATAGTCCATGGCCTGGCTGCGCACACCTGCTCTGGCATAGTGGAAATCTTCATATCCAGTGATGATCATAATCTGAATGGAAGGATTGAGGCTTCGGCAAATGTCCAGCAATTGCACGCCATCCATGACAGGCATGTTCATGTCTGTAATTAACAAGTCAAAATGTTCAGCTTTCAGAAGCTCTTCCGCTTCGATGCCGTTTGCCGCTTCACCTGAAATGACGAAGCCCATGTCTTGCCAGTTCACTTTTAATTTTAGTCCTTCGCGAACCTCGATCTCGTCATCTGCGATCAATACGTTGTACATCATATTCCTCCTGTGCGGGTAGAATCAGTTCAATAGACGTGCCGTTACGTTCTCCGTTCTCGATCTGAATGGCAAACAGACTTCCGTAATGCAAGCGACAGCGTGCAACCACATTACCGAGTCCAATGTGCCAGCTTTGGCTTCGCAATAGGGGCTCCAGCTGAGAAGTTTCAATAGGATCATGGAGTTTCTGGATGATCTCAGCTGGAATCCCCGGCCCATTGTCTGAAATGTTGAAATGCAGGCGGTTATTCCGTCTGGAGATCCGGATGTGTACTTCTGCCGTCGTCTGATGCTGGAAGCTGTATTTGACGGCATTCTCAATCAGCGGCTGAAGAATAAATTTGATGATGACCAGGGAATCCAGCCTGCCTTCCTGTGTCAGAGTAATGTCCAGCTTATGACCGAAACGGGTTTGCAGAATGGAGATATAATGGCGGATATAAGCCGATTCCTCTGCAAGCTGTACCCTGTCGTCACTTGTATTCATGGAGAATCGCATCATTTTGCCCAGATCCTCAATGACCTGAACGGTATCATCTGTTCGGCGCTGCATGGCGAGACTGCTCACCAGTTCCAGCGTGTTAAACATAAAATGGGGGTTAATCTGCATGAGCAGTGCTTTATACTCTGCTTGCTGGCGGAGCAGCTTCAGCTCGAATTCATTCTGGATGTGCTGTCGCAATTGGCTGATCATGTAGCGGAAAGTGGAGATGACATAACTGACTTCGCTTTTTACATTTTTGTCCGGAGGCAGAAGGGACTCTGCCTGATCGAATGCGCCGCGCTGTACCTGTCTCATAGCCAGTACCAGTCGTGTTAAAGGTTTGGTGACGCCATAAGAGAGCCAGGCAGCGGCAAACAAAGAGACGAGAATGAGAACAATGGTGACCACCAGAATGGTACTCTGAAGTTTGTGAAGAGAAGAATACAGCTCTTTTTCCGGTGCCAGACCAGCCAGCATCCAGCCCGTACGCCCCAGCTTTTTGTATACCAGAATGTCACGCTGTCCTTCATCATTTTTCAGGTATACCACACCCGATTTAAGCGAGTTGTTCCGAATCTGATCGATTTCTGCTAAAGCTTCGGCACCAAGCTGATTGGCCTGTTGGGAAAGAATAGGGCTTCCTTGTTCACCCAGCAGAAAAATAGTGCTGCTCTCGGCCAGATGAATTCGATTAAGCGGTTCCAGAAAGTATGATTCGCTGACATTAATTTTCATCACATTTTGGGCTGTAGCATGGTGAAAGGTCCCAATGGGCATCAGCAGACTAACTACCTGGTTGCCGTGATCCATTATGTTTTCATGTTGATCGGTATGTGCAGGCAGCCAGTGATTCCCTGAGATAAAGAAATTTTTGTACCATGATTCTTGCAAGCAGAGAGGGTCGGTCGTTACTTGATTTTCATTGCCAATCCTCAGCCCGTTTCGTCGATAGATGGATACATCGGAGATACTGGTGTAACTGTTCGTAGCCTGGGTCAGAAAACGGCTCATCGCCAGATTGACAAGCATCTTTTCCCCTTCAGGAAGGTTGGGGTCACTTATCGCGTTATCCCAGTTCTTGGCGGTGTCGCTATTGAAGACGAGAGAGGCTACATCATAGATCTGCATTTGAACCATATCGACATAGGAGCCGTATTCCTCCATCTTCTCAAGAGCAGAGGATTCAATGTAAGAGCGGATCACGGTACGTGACTCCTTAAAGAGCAGGAAGGATAGTGTGCCAAAACAGAGAACGAAGAGCACAACGATAAAGGCAATCAGGCGGCTTTTTAATGAGAAAAACATGGATACCTCCCTAAACGAATAGACATCAAGTTGTCGTCAAAATGGGGAAAAAGACTGCGTAATATACGCAGCCTTTGAAGGAAATGGGGTTGGAGCGGCCTTGCGTTCCTAGAAACGAACCAGATTGTTGATGCGAACAGGCAAACCGGTTGCGATGGCGCGATTGGCTGCAATTCCGGTGAGGATAGATCTCGCGCCATCAAATTGGTTGGCAGCGCGGTGGTATGGATCTTCCGTCGGCTCTCCAAACAGATCGTTCAGAAGAACTGGGTCGCCTCCGCC contains these protein-coding regions:
- a CDS encoding MGH1-like glycoside hydrolase domain-containing protein — protein: MTEALLNKLRQISIHDHVQPGKPEDQKLIQEWQASGVRFAASGGRLEATYYSALEKLLTCIVPLNGSEPILQEGGIYLGCWLESTGTINAELLSRLIPSVSETTYLAFARHQREDGLLPYKLTENGPSFRQIQLVTPLARSVWNHYQLHGKNRSFLKSMYKAMVQYDEWIATYRNTRGTGCVEAFSTFDTGHDLSPRFWHVPDTPYMNDAASYHPDSPVLPLLAPDLTANIYCQRMYLSRMAEELGESGSEWIAKAGASNESLFRYCYDEEDMFFYDRDRNDELVKVQSDVLLRVMACEVGDRELFDNMLRRYLLNTSKFFAKYPFTSMSMDDPRFDPFSSYNSWGGASNFLSLIRAPHAFEYHHRYVELTWVLQPILSSLSKAMRFAQALSPWTGEEGFTETYSPSILCLLDYVERLCGIMPIGSDQLWFTGLLPIDMDHGEEVAGHTAYSRTMNGLHFELVNTTERVTVYQDGKVLMEGPAGIRLITDRSGQLEGVIGMSVRTIKGELTYRGKSIPFRIKGNELQRYIEGSLKTERDIGIIYPSYR
- a CDS encoding ABC transporter substrate-binding protein; protein product: MFKRLMITVIASLLLLVTACSGTDHTGADEQTGTKTAESGQVELRMMWWGDQKRADITNEALKVFQEKHPNIKIVGEFAPSSGYFDKLNTQLASGTAPDIFFLGGNVVDYAKKDVLLDLDPYVGSELNLDGMDATMVEYGRLDGKLQHISAGANARGIVVNQALFDQAGIPLPASDWTWEDYAAISKELSDKLGKGYYGTYNFTVDGMDIFLKQRGKQLYDMKNGTLGFAKEDILEWFTYWEQASNSGGVVTPELQVSNPPDDTSKSLLITGKAAMSLLPSNQLAAFQSLTEDKFILLPVPRGPKGTGVVFESSQGLSGYANTKHAKEVAILMDFWINDPDAAQILGNDRGVPVTEANRNLLQQEAGPVEEIVYNYTSFVSEATKTEPFDVSYNPPGFAEFSKLAQTTNQEIGFGRKSVEQAVTDFYNGTVRIFESNQ
- a CDS encoding carbohydrate ABC transporter permease, with amino-acid sequence MSLKRRLVQTGRHAAIILFGLLMLYPVLWLILSSFKPNHLIFTSSSLIPTSFTLDHFVNGWKGLQGVSFSRFFGNSTLISVLSVLGNVISCSLAAYAFSRLKFKFKGLWFSIMLVTIMLPYHVTLVPQYILYNELHWINTYFPLILPKWLAQDSFFILLMVQFIRGIPRELDESATIDGCGQSQIFFRIVVPLLVPALITTAIFTFIWSWDDFFSQMIYLSKIDLFTVQLGIRSLFDPSGQSDWGALLAMSTLSLLPVTIIFLVFQRYFLEGIATTGLK
- a CDS encoding carbohydrate ABC transporter permease; this encodes MRKLSKPLYGQQNMTAYLFLLPWLIGLFCLTLGPMVASLYLSLTKFNLLSSPTWTGLSNYVQIFTEDDTFRRSLGLTFYYVFLSVPLRLAFALLIAMALNKGIRGLGLYRTVYYIPSLLGGSVAIAIVWRQIFEGSGLVNQFLSWFGITGPAWIAHPDYVVYTIVTLSVWQFGSAMVIFLAGLKQIPADLYEASDVDGAGKVRQFFGITLPMLSPVIFFNLIMSMINSFQAFTPAYVIGDGRGGPLDATMFYTLYLYLKGFSFFDMGYASALAWIMLVIIGVFTAIVFLTSKFWVFYGDNQEGR
- a CDS encoding response regulator, with translation MMYNVLIADDEIEVREGLKLKVNWQDMGFVISGEAANGIEAEELLKAEHFDLLITDMNMPVMDGVQLLDICRSLNPSIQIMIITGYEDFHYARAGVRSQAMDYLLKPVTRDELKTTLNKIKEELDKKKKLHGDSEMMQWRLSQYYKEMKQRFLLDLVRGQRLPPSSLPERMRLFHLESWQDHSVCFITAGMRDSVIQTISVGHVSETLHLPFELLCHEMAQSYPDNVQVFHDGAHPGIMHFITLEGIQHEFAQQITAQTRSILKIDVQVGLGLSVSGLERWKEGYIHSLLAWNSAGRKGAQDRVPVVDHIPLLPEETNRMLHRCLIRGELDSFRSVIRKELADSFQISTSHMIRSLFQISLLFEQESSWISPEWVLWLKTPGQAELLLIHWAEDFVKQQQPSEVGEDTVIESAKRYIEENYMLELTLTSLAEQYNYNPTYFSEIFKEAAGISFIQYVTEVRMKHAIRLLKETQLTVWDVTELTGFRSPSYFSSKFKKMFNLSPSDYRLLHSEKIDNHDPKK
- a CDS encoding cache domain-containing sensor histidine kinase encodes the protein MFFSLKSRLIAFIVVLFVLCFGTLSFLLFKESRTVIRSYIESSALEKMEEYGSYVDMVQMQIYDVASLVFNSDTAKNWDNAISDPNLPEGEKMLVNLAMSRFLTQATNSYTSISDVSIYRRNGLRIGNENQVTTDPLCLQESWYKNFFISGNHWLPAHTDQHENIMDHGNQVVSLLMPIGTFHHATAQNVMKINVSESYFLEPLNRIHLAESSTIFLLGEQGSPILSQQANQLGAEALAEIDQIRNNSLKSGVVYLKNDEGQRDILVYKKLGRTGWMLAGLAPEKELYSSLHKLQSTILVVTIVLILVSLFAAAWLSYGVTKPLTRLVLAMRQVQRGAFDQAESLLPPDKNVKSEVSYVISTFRYMISQLRQHIQNEFELKLLRQQAEYKALLMQINPHFMFNTLELVSSLAMQRRTDDTVQVIEDLGKMMRFSMNTSDDRVQLAEESAYIRHYISILQTRFGHKLDITLTQEGRLDSLVIIKFILQPLIENAVKYSFQHQTTAEVHIRISRRNNRLHFNISDNGPGIPAEIIQKLHDPIETSQLEPLLRSQSWHIGLGNVVARCRLHYGSLFAIQIENGERNGTSIELILPAQEEYDVQRIDRR